CAGAAGGCCGACGAGCAGGGCCGCTTCCCGATCAATGTCCTGGTGATCGGCACGGACTCGCGGCAGGGCGAGAACTGCAAGCTCGGAGGGGCCTGTGACGACACCGGTTCCAACGCCGACGTCGAGCTGCTGGTGCACGTCTCGGCCGACCGCACCAACATCACCGCGATGAGCATTCCCCGCGACACGATGACGGACATGCCCGGCTGCGAGGACTCGACCACCGGCCGGAGCGTCGGGGCCCGCTTCGGGCAGATCAACAGCGCCCTGGCCTACGGCCCGGGCTGTTCGGTGGCCGCGATCCACCAGCTCACCGGCATCACGATCGACCACTTCGCGATGGTCGACTTCGCCGGCGTCATCAAGATGTCCGACGCCACCGGCGGCGTGCAGGTCTGCGTCAGCGGAGACGTCTACGACACCTACTCGCACCTGAAGCTGTCCAAGGGCAAACACACGCTCAAGGGCGAGGCGGCCCTGCAGTTCGTGCGTACGCGCCACGGTTTCGGCGACGGCAGCGACCTGGGCCGCACCTACGGCCAGCACGCGTTCCTGTCCGCGTCCATCCGTTCCCTCAAGGACAAGGGCACGCTGCTCAACCCGACCAAGTTGTACGGGGTGGCGAACGCGGCGACCAGCGCCCTCACGGTGGACGAGGGCCTCGACAGCATCCCGAAGCTGATCGACCTGGCCACGGAGTTCAACAAGGTCGACACCGACCGCATCACCTTCACCACGATGCAGACGGCGGCCGACCCGGACAACGCCAACCGGGTGGTGCCCGCGGCGGCCGCCCAGAAGCTGTTCGCCACGATCGCCGAGGACCAGTCGCTCTCCAAGGCGAAGTCGACGACCTCCACCCCCACGGTTGCCGCCACGACGGCCGAGGTCGAGCAGGCGGCCAGCACCAGCTTCACCGTCGAGGTGCGCAACCGCGGCGGCCAGGACGGCCGGGCCTCCGCGCTGACCCAGGTACTTCAGAAGCAGGGCTACGACCAGGCCGTCACCGACTCCTCGTCCGGTGATCTGGAGAGCCGCACCGCTGTGCTCTACCCCAAGGGCAAGGTCGACCAGGCCCAGCAGCTCGCCGCCGACCTGGACGTGCCCTCGTCCCTGTTGCAGAAGAGCACGGACGTCGACGAGGTCACCCTGGTCATCGGCCAGGACTGGAGCACCGGCAACACCTATCCCAAGAGCACGACCAAGCAGCGCAAGGAAGCCCTCACCGACTCCCACGCCTCGACCGCCAAGAAGGCCGAGTGCGTGCCGGTGAGCACCTACAACACGGTGAAGTACAACGGCGTCCCGATGACTCCGGGCCAGGCCTACGCGGCGGCGACCAGCAAGAAGGACTCGGACGACTAAACGCTGGTCGGCAGGTGCATCTCCAGCCGGGCGCCGCCCAGGGTGGAGGTGTCCAGCCGGGCCGAGCCGCCGGCGTCCCGGGCGGCCTCGGCGATGATCGCCAGGCCCAGGCCGGCGCCGCCGCGGTCCCGGTCGCGGGAGTCGTCACGCCGCTCGAAGCGGCGAAAGACGCGCTCGCGGTCCTCGACCGGAACTCCGGGGCCGTCGTCGTCCACCCGCAGCACCGCGTGGCCACCGTCGTCGTGCAGGCCGAGAGCGACGGTGGTGCGGGCGTGACGGCGGGCGTTCTCGGCGGCGTTGCGCACGGCCCGGGTCATCAGGGCGATGTCGGCGACCACGCGGGCCGGGCCCACCCCGGTCGCGTCGACCCGCACGCCCAGGGCCCGTAGTCGGGCGCCCTCGGCCAGCACCAGGTCGTCCAGGTCGATCTCCTGCCGGTTCACCGAGCGCCGCTCGTCCACCCGGGCCAGCAGCAACAGGTCGCTGACCAGTTCCTCGAGTCGGGCGGCCTCGGTGTCCACCACCTCGGCCAGGCCGGTGAGCGTGGTGGCGTCCGGGTGCAGCAGGGCCACCTGGGCGTGCTGACGGATGGCGGCCACGGGGGAGCGCAGCTCGTGCGAGGCGTCCGACACGAACCGCTGCTGCACGTGCCGGGCGGTCTCCAGGCGGGCGAGCATGTGGTTCATCGTCTCGGCCATCCGCGCCACCTCGTCCCGTCCGGGCGGGGCCACGATGCGCCCCGAGGGGTCGTCGCCGATCTTCTCCACGTCGGAACGGATCTGCTCGACGGGGCGCAGCGAGCGCCCGACCACCGTCCAGGTGAGCGCCGCGACGAACAGGCTCACCGCCGGCACCCCCGCCCCCAGCAGCCAGCTCGCCGAGCGGGTGGCGTCGTCCGCACCCTCCAGCGAGCGCGCCACCACGATGTACTGCACGACGCCGTCCTGAAGGCGCACCCGGCTGGAGCGCACGGTCCAGCGTTCGCCCATCAGCCGCACGACCCGGGGCCGGCCACTGACCGGCAGGGGCGGCACCTCGGCGAAGTCGTCGTCCGCGACGGCCACCACGTGCCCGCCGCGCTGCAGCTGGATGATCACCTCGTCGGCCTCGAAGGGGGGCAGCACGCCGCCCGCCTCGGTCTCGCGGGCGAGCTGCACCGCCTGCTGACGCGCGGTGGTGGACTGCGCCCGGCTCACCTGGGAACGCAGCAGCAGGACGAACCCGGTGGCGCCGAGGGCGAGCACCAGCAGCACGATGATCGTGGTGGCGGTGGTGATGCGGACCCGCAGGGAGGTCGAGGCGTACCGCCGGCGCTCACGCATCGTCCACCAGCCGGTACCCGGCGCCGCGCACGGTCACGACGGTCTCCACCCCGAACGGCCGGTCGATCTTGGCCCGCAGGTGCGCCACGTACACCTCGACGATGTTCGGGTCGCCCTCGAAGTCGTCGTCCCACACCCCGTTGAGGATGTCCTGCTTCGACATCACCGTGCCCGCGCGCCGGGCCAGGAAGGCCAGCACCGCGAACTCCCGGCTGGTCAGGGTGATCGGTGTGCGGCCGCGCCGCACCTCGCGGGAGGCCGGGTCGACCACCAGCGTGCCGACGGTCAGCAGGGTCGGGCGCTCGGGCCGTCCCCGCCGGACCAGGGCGCGCAACCGGGCCACCAGCACCGGGAACTCGACCGGTTTGACCACGTAGTCGTCGGCGCCGGTGTCGAGCCCCTCGACCTGGTCCCAGGCTCCGTCCTTGGCCGTGAGCATCATGATCGGGGTCCAGTTCTGCTCGTCGCGCAGGGTGCGGCAGACCTCGTACCCGTTGAGCCCGGGCATCATCACGTCCAGCACCATCGCGTCGTACTGCACCTCGCGGGCCCGCCAGAGCCCGTCGATCCCGTTCTCGGCGACATCCACCGAAAAGCCTTCCGCGACCAGTCCCCGGCGGATGCCCTCGGCGAACCGGGCCTCGTCGTCAACCACCAGGACTCGCACGGCAGCAGTCTGCCTCCTGGCGGTTGAATCCCTGCTGAAGGGGTGGGGCGAGTCACCGGGCCGGGTTCCCGGCCCGGTGACCCCGGGGTTTCAGTGCCGGAAGGTGAAACTGTCCAGGTCGACGAAGTCACTCGGTTGCCCGGACGAGAACGTCAGGTAGACGTCGTGCGTGCCGGTCACGCCCGACAGTGATCCCGGCACCTCCCGGTAGCTCTGCCAGCCACCGGTATTGGCGACCGCGATGGTCGAGACCGGGCTCGCCGTGGCGCTGTCCAGCCTCACCTCGATCAGGCCGCTGACCCCGGCGGCGGCCCCGGACGCGACCTTGGCGGCGAAGGTGTGGGCCGCCGAGGAACCGAAGTTCACGCCGTTGTACACGGCCCGGTCGCCGTTCGCGATGTAGCCCAGCTTCTTGCCGCCGCCGTCCACGTCAGCGATCTGGGTACCGACCTGGCTGGTGTAGCTCTCGGCCTCGATGGTGG
This window of the Kineosporia sp. NBRC 101731 genome carries:
- a CDS encoding HAMP domain-containing sensor histidine kinase; this translates as MRERRRYASTSLRVRITTATTIIVLLVLALGATGFVLLLRSQVSRAQSTTARQQAVQLARETEAGGVLPPFEADEVIIQLQRGGHVVAVADDDFAEVPPLPVSGRPRVVRLMGERWTVRSSRVRLQDGVVQYIVVARSLEGADDATRSASWLLGAGVPAVSLFVAALTWTVVGRSLRPVEQIRSDVEKIGDDPSGRIVAPPGRDEVARMAETMNHMLARLETARHVQQRFVSDASHELRSPVAAIRQHAQVALLHPDATTLTGLAEVVDTEAARLEELVSDLLLLARVDERRSVNRQEIDLDDLVLAEGARLRALGVRVDATGVGPARVVADIALMTRAVRNAAENARRHARTTVALGLHDDGGHAVLRVDDDGPGVPVEDRERVFRRFERRDDSRDRDRGGAGLGLAIIAEAARDAGGSARLDTSTLGGARLEMHLPTSV
- a CDS encoding response regulator transcription factor — protein: MRVLVVDDEARFAEGIRRGLVAEGFSVDVAENGIDGLWRAREVQYDAMVLDVMMPGLNGYEVCRTLRDEQNWTPIMMLTAKDGAWDQVEGLDTGADDYVVKPVEFPVLVARLRALVRRGRPERPTLLTVGTLVVDPASREVRRGRTPITLTSREFAVLAFLARRAGTVMSKQDILNGVWDDDFEGDPNIVEVYVAHLRAKIDRPFGVETVVTVRGAGYRLVDDA
- a CDS encoding LCP family protein, with protein sequence MSQRKAQRDLERQLDGARPMRHSRGHRYGGWGKYVLGTVVLLVASTAGGGAYVYQHLNGNIASSALFSGTTGSAGVQKADEQGRFPINVLVIGTDSRQGENCKLGGACDDTGSNADVELLVHVSADRTNITAMSIPRDTMTDMPGCEDSTTGRSVGARFGQINSALAYGPGCSVAAIHQLTGITIDHFAMVDFAGVIKMSDATGGVQVCVSGDVYDTYSHLKLSKGKHTLKGEAALQFVRTRHGFGDGSDLGRTYGQHAFLSASIRSLKDKGTLLNPTKLYGVANAATSALTVDEGLDSIPKLIDLATEFNKVDTDRITFTTMQTAADPDNANRVVPAAAAQKLFATIAEDQSLSKAKSTTSTPTVAATTAEVEQAASTSFTVEVRNRGGQDGRASALTQVLQKQGYDQAVTDSSSGDLESRTAVLYPKGKVDQAQQLAADLDVPSSLLQKSTDVDEVTLVIGQDWSTGNTYPKSTTKQRKEALTDSHASTAKKAECVPVSTYNTVKYNGVPMTPGQAYAAATSKKDSDD